The window ATCGCATTGGACACATTGTGACGGCCGGGAACATGAAGGAGAATATCGCCGAGATACTCACCGCGACGATAGACCGAGAAGGTGGATCGACCCTGCTCCATATTCACCTTGACCGCGCGATAGTCGGCCTCGACCGAAAAACCAAACGTGACAAACGGCCGGGCCAGTCGATCCCGAAGGCGCATGAGGTCTTCGTTGTCGGCCGAAAGGACGATTGAACCGAAAAACGGCACGCGGTTCATGTAGGCGACAAACGAATTGTGCAAATCCTCGATATCGTCGTAGCAGTCCATGTGATCTCGTTCGACATTCGTCACGACTGCCATCGACGGAAACATCGACAGAAACGACTTGTCGTATTCGTCCGCCTCGGCCACGAGATACTGCCCCTCGCCTAACGCCGCACCGGTGCCGAGTTCGGCCACGATGCCACCGACAATGATCGTCGGTTGGTAGTTGCCGGTCCGCAGGATGCGACCGATCATCGAGGTCGTCGTGGTTTTGCCGTGCGTACCGGCAATGCCGATCGAATACTTGAGGCGCATGATCTCGCCCAACATCTCGGCCCGCTTAATCACCGGGATACCGCGCCGACGCGCCTCGACTACCTCGGCGTTGTCTTCGCCGACAGCCGAGGAGATCACGACCACTTCGCTGTCGTCGAGATTCTCCGCCAGGTGACCGTCGTAGATCGTGACGCCTCGGCCTTCAAGGTAGCGGGTGACATCCGAGGCCGTCTGGTCCGAGCCGCTGATCTCAAAACCGAGATTGTGCAGGATCTCGGCGATGCCGGACATTCCCGAACCGCCGATTCCCACAAAGTAGAGTTTCCGAATTTTTCCAAACATAAGTCTATCGTTCACAAAACTGGTTGATTCCAGGACTGCCGGAGTTGCCACGGATTTCAATGCCGTTTCCTCTCTGCTTCGATTAGTTCGATGATGTCGTTGGCGATGATATCCACCGCGGGTTTCTTGCCCTCGTTCATTTTCACCAGCGCCGTTTTCATTGCGCCGTACTGTGTCGATCCGGCCAGCGCCGCCGCTTCCTGCAGCAGATCGTGTTCGCCGAGATCGTTTTCGTCGATTACCGTTGCCGCACCGCGCGCCGCCATGTCGGCGGCGTTTTTGCGCTGGTGATCTCCGGCCGCGGCCGGATACGGCACCAGCACCGAGGGCACCGCGCAGGCAGTCAACTCCGCCAGCGTTAGGGCGCCGGCGCGCGCTATCGCCAGATCGGCGGCAGCATAAACGGCGGCCATATCATGGGCAAAGGGAAAGAGGGTGCAGTCTTTTACCTGACCGTCCGCTTGCGCAGCCACTTCCGTGTAATCCCTCTTCCCCGTTTGCCACAAAATCTGATATCCTTCCGGCACACCGCCGGTCTGTAGGCTTTTCATTACCGCATTGTTGATCGCCCGAGCGCCCTGACTTCCGCCAAGCACGAGAATGGTTTTCCTTGACGGATCGAGATTGTACTCCGCAAGCGCCTTGTTTCGGTCCGCGTCGGCGATCGTCCGTCGCACCGGATTGCCGGTAAGGATAATCTCCGCCTTGGTCTTCAGATGCTGCCGGGCGCCCTCGAAACCGAGATATATCCTTCGGG of the Bacteroidota bacterium genome contains:
- the murG gene encoding undecaprenyldiphospho-muramoylpentapeptide beta-N-acetylglucosaminyltransferase, whose translation is MTAAAQTVRIVFAGGGTGGHLFPAIAIADRIRELLQGRTPVEIRFVGTTRGIEYRMRDRLGYPLEIINVRGLVRSFTLTNLIVPFVLIGALIRAWLMLGRFKPDVVVGTGGYVALPILKTAVWRKIPTVLQEQNSFPGITTRQAAGSARRIYLGFEGARQHLKTKAEIILTGNPVRRTIADADRNKALAEYNLDPSRKTILVLGGSQGARAINNAVMKSLQTGGVPEGYQILWQTGKRDYTEVAAQADGQVKDCTLFPFAHDMAAVYAAADLAIARAGALTLAELTACAVPSVLVPYPAAAGDHQRKNAADMAARGAATVIDENDLGEHDLLQEAAALAGSTQYGAMKTALVKMNEGKKPAVDIIANDIIELIEAERKRH
- the murC gene encoding UDP-N-acetylmuramate--L-alanine ligase (Catalyzes the formation of UDP-N-acetylmuramoyl-L-alanine from UDP-N-acetylmuramate and L-alanine in peptidoglycan synthesis): MFGKIRKLYFVGIGGSGMSGIAEILHNLGFEISGSDQTASDVTRYLEGRGVTIYDGHLAENLDDSEVVVISSAVGEDNAEVVEARRRGIPVIKRAEMLGEIMRLKYSIGIAGTHGKTTTTSMIGRILRTGNYQPTIIVGGIVAELGTGAALGEGQYLVAEADEYDKSFLSMFPSMAVVTNVERDHMDCYDDIEDLHNSFVAYMNRVPFFGSIVLSADNEDLMRLRDRLARPFVTFGFSVEADYRAVKVNMEQGRSTFSVYRRGEYLGDILLHVPGRHNVSNA